One genomic segment of Mycolicibacterium psychrotolerans includes these proteins:
- a CDS encoding TPM domain-containing protein: MRIARSLGLLGVLSIVAALLAPAAAAEPPLRLPTYLTDRAGALDAAGTGEVQGAIDRLYNDRRIRLWVVYVDDFSGQDAQSWAQATRQRSDLGSQDAILAVATVDRAYAFLAPTQALGGVDIDKLRRDEVEPLLRDGNWAGAAVAAANGLADKGGSGSWLGMVIALGVIAVAIVVLVLWQRRRRRRRREAEIAAAQRVDPSDPAALAGVSLEALDDLSRRIVVEVDNAVRTSESELALAVEEFGEQDTAAFTRAVGGARTTLAQALNVRHILDDAVPETPLQRRDLLTRVVVAAAKADQELEAQREAFARLRDLVINAPSRLDTLTQQVVDLTARLDPAGQTLARLKSQFAETALVSVAENIDEARQRLTFAEQNIDTARGLVARPADRQVGLVDAIHAAEAALGQARTMLDAVDSASTDINRAVAGLPAAIADAQDGITAAGTQLAQGSIAVATQLSAARDAAVQAVAHAQSAGNADPLGAFTRLTQADAELDRLLADVAEERETTARLTRTYDQALFTAQSRVRAVSDYIGTRRGVIGPEARTRLSEAVRQLQAAQDKRASNLNEAIAHANGAAMLAAQAQSLANDDVVAAQRHYSGPYGGGGGGQMGAVIGGIILGNVLSGAMRGGFGGGGFGGGFGGGFGGGGGGGMSGGGGRF; encoded by the coding sequence ATGCGCATTGCCCGATCACTCGGCCTGCTCGGCGTCCTGTCGATCGTGGCGGCCCTGTTGGCGCCCGCCGCGGCGGCCGAGCCGCCGCTGCGGCTGCCGACGTACCTCACCGACCGCGCGGGAGCGCTCGACGCCGCAGGCACCGGTGAGGTGCAGGGGGCCATCGACCGGCTGTACAACGATCGGCGCATCCGGCTGTGGGTCGTGTACGTCGACGACTTCTCCGGCCAGGACGCCCAGTCGTGGGCGCAGGCCACCCGCCAGCGCAGCGATCTGGGCAGTCAGGACGCGATCCTCGCGGTGGCGACCGTCGACCGCGCCTATGCCTTCCTCGCCCCGACGCAGGCGCTGGGCGGCGTCGACATCGACAAGCTGCGCCGCGACGAGGTCGAACCGCTGTTGCGCGACGGCAATTGGGCGGGCGCCGCTGTCGCCGCCGCGAACGGCCTGGCCGACAAGGGCGGTTCGGGCAGCTGGCTCGGGATGGTCATCGCGCTGGGTGTCATCGCGGTGGCGATCGTGGTGCTGGTGCTGTGGCAGCGCCGCCGTCGGCGTCGCCGCCGCGAAGCCGAGATCGCCGCCGCCCAGCGGGTGGACCCGTCGGATCCGGCCGCGCTGGCCGGGGTGTCCCTCGAGGCGCTCGACGACCTGTCGCGCAGGATCGTGGTCGAGGTCGACAATGCCGTGCGCACCAGCGAGAGCGAATTGGCGCTCGCCGTGGAGGAATTCGGTGAGCAGGACACCGCGGCGTTCACCCGGGCGGTCGGGGGCGCCAGGACCACCCTCGCGCAGGCCCTCAACGTCCGACACATCCTCGACGACGCGGTGCCGGAGACGCCGCTGCAGCGGCGCGACCTGCTGACCCGGGTGGTGGTCGCCGCCGCGAAGGCCGACCAGGAACTCGAGGCCCAGCGCGAGGCGTTCGCCCGGTTGCGAGATCTGGTCATCAACGCCCCCAGCCGATTGGACACGCTGACCCAGCAGGTGGTGGACCTGACCGCGCGGCTGGACCCTGCCGGGCAGACGCTGGCGCGGCTGAAGTCTCAGTTCGCCGAGACGGCACTGGTGTCGGTCGCCGAGAACATCGACGAGGCCCGGCAGCGGCTGACGTTCGCCGAGCAGAACATCGACACCGCCCGCGGCCTGGTGGCGCGCCCGGCCGACCGCCAGGTCGGGCTCGTCGACGCAATCCACGCCGCCGAGGCCGCGCTGGGCCAGGCCCGCACGATGCTCGACGCGGTGGACAGCGCGTCCACCGACATCAACCGGGCGGTGGCGGGGCTACCGGCGGCGATCGCCGACGCGCAGGACGGCATCACGGCCGCAGGCACCCAACTGGCACAGGGCAGCATCGCGGTGGCGACCCAGCTCAGCGCGGCCCGCGACGCCGCCGTGCAGGCGGTCGCCCACGCCCAGAGCGCGGGCAACGCCGATCCGCTCGGCGCGTTCACCCGGCTGACCCAGGCCGACGCCGAACTGGACCGCCTCCTCGCCGACGTCGCGGAGGAGCGGGAGACCACCGCGCGACTGACGCGCACCTACGACCAGGCGCTGTTCACCGCGCAGTCGCGGGTGCGCGCAGTGTCGGACTACATCGGCACCCGCCGCGGTGTCATCGGCCCGGAGGCCCGCACGCGACTGTCCGAGGCGGTGCGCCAGTTGCAGGCCGCGCAGGACAAGCGGGCGTCCAACCTGAACGAGGCGATCGCCCACGCCAACGGCGCCGCGATGCTGGCCGCGCAGGCGCAGTCGCTGGCCAACGACGACGTCGTCGCCGCCCAGCGGCACTACAGCGGACCGTACGGCGGCGGGGGCGGTGGCCAGATGGGCGCCGTCATCGGCGGCATCATCCTCGGCAACGTGCTGTCGGGGGCTATGCGGGGCGGCTTCGGCGGCGGGGGGTTCGGTGGCGGCTTCGGCGGTGGCTTCGGCGGTGGCGGGGGCGGCGGGATGAGCGGCGGCGGCGGCCGCTTCTAG
- a CDS encoding glycine--tRNA ligase, giving the protein MARTSSIIDTVANLAKRRGLVFQSGEIYGGTRSAWDYGPLGVELKENIKRQWWRSVVTSRDDVVGLDSAIILPREVWVASGHVEVFNDPLVECLNCHKRHRQDHMQEAYAAKKSLDDPDSVPMSEIVCPDCGTKGQWTEPRDFNMMLKTYLGPIETEEGLHYLRPETAQGIFVNFANVVTTARKKPPFGIGQIGKSFRNEITPGNFIFRTREFEQMEMEFFVEPDSAPEWHQYWIDTRLQWYVDLGIDRDNLRLYEHPKEKLSHYSDRTVDIEYKFGFAGNPWGELEGVANRTNFDLSTHSQHSGVDLSFYDQATDTRYVPYVIEPAAGLTRSLMAFLVDAYHEDEAPNAKGGVDKRTVLRLDPRLAPVKVAVLPLSRHADLSPKARDLAAELRRSWNVEFDDAGAIGRRYRRQDEIGTPYCVTVDFDSLDDHAVTIRERDAMTQERVGIDAASDYLATRLKGC; this is encoded by the coding sequence GTGGCCCGAACTTCCTCGATCATCGACACCGTTGCAAACCTGGCCAAGCGGCGCGGGCTGGTGTTCCAGTCCGGTGAGATCTACGGCGGCACCAGGTCGGCCTGGGACTACGGGCCACTCGGCGTCGAGCTCAAGGAGAACATCAAGCGGCAGTGGTGGCGGTCGGTGGTCACCAGCCGCGACGACGTCGTCGGCCTGGACAGCGCCATCATCCTGCCGCGCGAGGTCTGGGTGGCCTCCGGACACGTCGAGGTGTTCAACGACCCGCTGGTGGAGTGCCTGAACTGCCACAAGCGCCACAGGCAGGACCACATGCAGGAGGCCTACGCCGCCAAGAAGAGTCTCGACGATCCGGATTCGGTGCCGATGAGCGAGATCGTCTGCCCGGACTGCGGCACCAAGGGCCAGTGGACCGAGCCGCGCGACTTCAACATGATGCTCAAGACCTACCTCGGACCGATCGAGACCGAGGAGGGACTGCACTACCTGCGGCCCGAGACCGCGCAGGGCATCTTCGTCAACTTCGCCAACGTGGTCACCACGGCGCGCAAGAAGCCGCCCTTCGGTATCGGCCAGATCGGCAAGAGCTTCCGCAACGAGATCACCCCCGGCAACTTCATCTTCCGCACTCGCGAGTTCGAGCAGATGGAGATGGAGTTCTTCGTCGAGCCCGATTCGGCCCCCGAGTGGCACCAGTACTGGATCGACACGCGGCTGCAGTGGTACGTCGACCTCGGCATCGACCGGGACAATCTGCGGCTCTACGAGCATCCCAAGGAGAAGTTGTCGCACTACTCCGACCGCACCGTCGACATCGAGTACAAGTTCGGTTTCGCGGGCAACCCGTGGGGCGAGCTCGAAGGTGTGGCCAACCGGACGAACTTCGACCTGTCCACGCACTCCCAGCATTCCGGCGTCGACCTGTCGTTCTACGACCAGGCCACCGACACCCGCTATGTGCCCTATGTCATCGAGCCCGCAGCGGGTCTGACCCGCTCGCTGATGGCGTTCCTCGTCGACGCCTACCACGAGGACGAGGCGCCCAACGCCAAGGGCGGCGTGGACAAGCGCACCGTGCTGCGGCTCGACCCGCGGCTGGCGCCGGTCAAGGTCGCGGTGCTGCCGCTGTCCCGGCACGCGGACCTGTCGCCGAAGGCCCGCGACCTGGCCGCGGAGCTGCGCCGCTCCTGGAACGTCGAGTTCGATGACGCCGGCGCGATCGGACGGCGCTACCGGCGCCAGGACGAGATCGGTACGCCGTACTGCGTGACCGTCGACTTCGATTCCCTCGACGACCACGCGGTGACGATCCGCGAGCGCGACGCGATGACCCAGGAGCGTGTCGGGATCGACGCGGCGAGCGACTACCTCGCGACGCGGCTGAAGGGCTGCTGA